The Fusarium keratoplasticum isolate Fu6.1 chromosome 8, whole genome shotgun sequence genome includes a region encoding these proteins:
- a CDS encoding Ribosomal lysine N-methyltransferase 4 produces MDSESFNTGSEKFLLWFKSLPGASFSDAIKIVDLRDRNAGRGIIALKDIPAETTLFTIPRKGIINVETSELPKKLPDVFDLDKPIDDDDDEAPRLDSWSSLILVMMYEYLQGEKSQWKPYFDVLPSSFDTPMFWSESELDQLQASHMRHKIGKADAENMFRKTLLPIIRNNSSIFGGENRSDDDLVEIAHRMGSTIMAYAFDLENDEDEEEEEADGWVEDREGKSMMGMVPMADILNADAEFNAHVNHEEESLTVTSLRPIKAGEEILNYYGPHPNSELLRRYGYVTERHSRYDVVEIPWDVVESVMRLNFGISGQVLEKLRHDLEEEEEFEDTFVLERETGEVNSDGTFSGPARFESMPEDLQQQLKTFLKGVKKAQPEAIPDKRKRDEIHHAVLAKTLQALASKYPTSTSEDHILLQGQDLSQRTRMAIEVRLGEKKLLQEAIASTSSVDVEMTVDDESGPAKRAKRSG; encoded by the exons TTGCCCTAAAGGATATTCCTGCTGAGACGACGCTCTTCACCATCCCGAGGAAGGGCATCATTAATGTTGAAACCTCAGAGCTGCCCAAGAAGCTTCCCGACGTCTTTGACCTTGATAAGCccattgatgatgatgatgatgaggcgCCGCGATTGGACTCATGGAGCTCTTTGATCCTCGTCATGATGTACGAGTACCTGCAGGGTGAAAAGTCACAGTGGAAGCCCTACTTTGACGTGCTCCCCTCCTCGTTTGATACGCCCATGTTCTGGTCCGAGAGCGAACTAGACCAGCTACAGGCCAGTCACATGCGTCACAAAATCGGCAAGGCGGACGCGGAGAACATGTTCCGCAAGACTCTTCTCCCCATCATTCGAAACAACTCGAGCATATTTGGCGGCGAGAACCGAAGTGacgatgatcttgtcgagatTGCGCACCGGATGGGCAGCACCATCATGGCATATGCTTTTGATCTCGAGaacgatgaggatgaggaggaggaagaggcggaTGGCTGGGTGGAGGACCGAGAAGGCAAAtccatgatgggcatggTCCCAATGGCCGACATCTTGAATGCCGATGCGGAATTCAAT GCGCATGTGAACCACGAAGAAGAAAGCCTCACGGTAACTAGCTTGAGGCCAATCAAGGCTGGTGAGGAGATCCTCAATTACTACGGGCCGCATCCCAATTCGGAGCTGCTCAGACGATACGGCTACGTGACTGAGAGACATTCTCGTTATGACGTTGTTGAGATTCCTTGGGACGTCGTGGAGTCAGTAATGAGGCTCAACTTTGGCATTTCCGGCCAAGTACTGGAAAAACTG CGTCATGatctggaagaggaggaggagtttgaAGACACATTTGTGCTGGAGCGTGAAACCGGAGAGGTGAACTCGGATGGCACGTTTTCAGGCCCTGCCCGGTTCGAAAGCATGCCCGAGgacctccagcagcagctcaagaCGTTCCTCAAAGGGGTGAAGAAGGCCCAACCTGAAGCCATTCCCGACAAGCGAAAACGGGACGAAATCCATCATGCCGTGCTGGCCAAGACACTGCAAGCTCTTGCGTCGAAATACCCAACAAGTACCTCGGAGGACCATATTCTGCTCCAGGGACAGGACCTCAGCCAGCGGACCCGCATGGCTATCGAGGTTAGACTgggagagaagaagttgCTCCAAGAAGCGATCGCGTCGACATCCTCggttgatgttgagatgACAGTTGACGATGAATCTGGTCCAGCGAAGCGGGCAAAACGGTCGGGTTGA